One genomic segment of Chromatiales bacterium includes these proteins:
- a CDS encoding TIGR00645 family protein, with protein sequence MERLIERALFASRWILAPVYLALSLALVALAIKFFQEVWHVLSHVVVMAEADMVLTILSLIDMALVASLVVMVMFSGYENFVSRIDVEEGAEKLDWLGKLDAGTLKLKVAASIVAISSIHLLRMFMNAQQIDAEKLMWYVIIHLTFVVSAVLMGVLDRISFSSHREH encoded by the coding sequence CTGGAACGACTGATCGAACGCGCCCTGTTCGCAAGCCGCTGGATTCTTGCGCCGGTCTATCTAGCGCTGTCGCTGGCGCTGGTCGCGCTGGCGATCAAATTTTTCCAGGAGGTCTGGCACGTGCTCTCGCACGTCGTCGTGATGGCCGAGGCCGACATGGTGCTGACGATCCTGTCGCTGATCGACATGGCGCTGGTCGCGAGCCTCGTGGTCATGGTGATGTTCTCGGGCTACGAGAACTTCGTCTCGCGGATCGATGTCGAGGAGGGCGCCGAGAAGCTCGACTGGCTGGGCAAGCTCGACGCCGGCACGCTGAAGCTCAAGGTCGCCGCCTCCATCGTCGCGATTTCGTCGATCCATCTGCTGCGCATGTTCATGAACGCCCAGCAGATCGATGCCGAAAAGCTCATGTGGTATGTGATCATCCACCTGACCTTCGTGGTCTCGGCCGTGCTGATGGGCGTGCTCGACCGGATTTCGTTTTCCTCGCATCGCGAACACTGA
- a CDS encoding FAD-dependent oxidoreductase: protein MSPTLKLRFDGLSWADLQGPAGLARLDALFRERLVAAEPELAARLAALRAGETFEPEALSGLLVAVAPHLERFLAQGFGIEAELAALRATTVAQNVIDAFRREWIAKRVRRFREPIAGDFAALDAALDRLLADAGLEGSDREHAIAQYAMGLDASSPEASTLLHWCVLAQRDPAGQAAVAGWRSFRSPQRVDHAQLVALEPVPGDELRRRQGPSVNHRPRDGFALTDPRMDRRNVQAEVNYCVFCHDHDGDFCSKGFPEKKGAPELGLKVNPLGEVLTGCPLGEKISEMHLLKRDGHAIAALAVAMIDNPMLPATGHRICNDCMKACIYQKQQPVDIPQIETRVLTDVLALPWGVELYDLLARFNPLRATQPCMRSYNGTKVLIAGLGPAGFTMAHHLSMEGCAVVGIDGLKLEPLPRELLDAPVRDYAMLEEPLESRVMSGFGGVAEYGITVRWDKNFLKLIHLALARRATFQAFGGVRLGGTLTLDDAWREGFDHVCIATGAGLPKVIPMGHSLARGMRQANDFLMALQLTGAAKRDSIANLQVRLPAVVIGGGLTAVDAATEVQAYYVVQVEKTLTRYERLVDSIGESAARARLDAENNGVLDEFLAHGRAVRAVRAQAEQAGIAPDFLPLLRGWGGVTIAYRRSLNESPAYLRNHEEVVRALEEGIYYAEALEPLRAELDQHEHVEAVVFRRRERAEDGRWLEKWSELRLPARAVLIAAGASPNTVYETEHRGTFQLDGRHFLPHVCHHDQLQPVDVAAHAKAREFGPFTSYSSNGHTVTFIGDTHPVFHGSVVKAIASAQRSYPYVLKAIADCAPVVDGHGEASELRAFYARMSERLVARVARVLTGDPGVIELHVRAPQAAANFRPGQFFRLQTYEHAAPVVHGTRVQIPVQTVSGAGVDGDMVRLMLLRGGANAEIAARLQADEPVVLMGPTGAPAHLPRDRDVLVIAGAWGAAVMLDLGPALRAAGNRVHYIAAYGSREQCYARAELEQAADRILWACARGEAIENARAGDRSVIEGDVIALLERAAAGEFGAEWKPGSIEQVYVMGSTGLLAALQGRWHSELRAHFAPDVAITGTVGTPMQCMLKGVCGQCLQWQIDPETGERTRAVFACAMQDQPLEWIDLDNLAARQAQNRLSEHLTNLWVRHLLDHGRETP from the coding sequence ATGTCGCCGACCCTGAAGCTGCGTTTTGACGGCCTGAGCTGGGCGGACCTGCAGGGCCCGGCGGGGCTTGCGCGTCTGGACGCGCTGTTTCGCGAACGCCTTGTCGCCGCCGAGCCGGAACTCGCGGCGCGACTGGCCGCGCTGCGCGCCGGCGAGACGTTCGAACCCGAGGCGCTGTCCGGGCTGCTGGTCGCGGTCGCGCCGCATCTGGAACGGTTCCTCGCGCAGGGCTTCGGTATCGAGGCCGAACTCGCGGCCCTGCGCGCGACGACCGTCGCCCAAAACGTCATCGACGCGTTTCGTCGCGAATGGATCGCCAAACGCGTGCGGCGGTTTCGCGAACCGATCGCCGGGGACTTTGCCGCGCTGGACGCCGCGCTCGACCGCCTGCTGGCCGATGCCGGTCTCGAAGGCAGCGATCGCGAACATGCCATTGCGCAGTATGCGATGGGACTGGATGCGAGCAGCCCCGAAGCTTCAACGTTGTTGCACTGGTGCGTGCTTGCCCAGCGCGACCCGGCCGGCCAGGCCGCGGTGGCCGGCTGGCGCAGCTTCCGTAGTCCGCAACGCGTGGATCACGCGCAGCTGGTCGCGCTGGAGCCGGTGCCCGGTGACGAACTGCGTCGTCGCCAGGGACCGTCCGTGAACCATCGCCCGCGCGACGGCTTTGCATTGACCGATCCGCGCATGGATCGGCGCAACGTGCAGGCCGAGGTCAACTACTGCGTGTTCTGTCACGATCACGACGGCGACTTCTGCTCGAAGGGTTTTCCCGAAAAGAAGGGCGCGCCCGAACTCGGGCTCAAGGTCAATCCGCTCGGCGAGGTGCTGACGGGGTGTCCGCTCGGCGAGAAGATCTCCGAGATGCACCTGCTCAAGCGCGACGGTCATGCCATCGCCGCGCTCGCGGTCGCGATGATCGACAATCCGATGCTGCCGGCAACGGGCCATCGGATCTGCAACGATTGCATGAAGGCCTGCATCTACCAGAAGCAGCAGCCGGTCGACATCCCGCAGATCGAGACGCGCGTGCTGACCGACGTGCTTGCACTGCCATGGGGTGTGGAACTCTACGATCTGCTGGCGCGATTCAATCCGCTGCGCGCGACGCAGCCGTGCATGCGGTCCTATAACGGCACAAAGGTGCTGATCGCGGGGCTGGGGCCGGCGGGTTTCACGATGGCGCATCACCTGAGCATGGAGGGCTGCGCCGTCGTCGGCATCGACGGGCTGAAGCTCGAACCATTGCCGCGCGAGTTGCTCGATGCGCCGGTGCGCGATTACGCGATGCTCGAAGAGCCGCTGGAATCTCGTGTCATGTCGGGCTTCGGCGGTGTCGCCGAATACGGCATCACCGTGCGCTGGGACAAGAATTTCCTGAAACTGATCCATCTCGCGCTCGCACGCCGCGCGACGTTTCAGGCGTTCGGCGGTGTGCGGCTCGGCGGCACGCTGACGCTCGACGATGCCTGGCGCGAGGGTTTTGATCACGTCTGCATCGCGACCGGTGCGGGGCTGCCGAAGGTCATCCCGATGGGCCATTCGCTCGCGCGCGGCATGCGTCAGGCGAATGACTTTCTGATGGCGCTTCAGCTCACGGGTGCGGCGAAGCGCGATTCGATTGCCAACCTTCAGGTTCGCCTGCCGGCGGTGGTGATCGGCGGCGGACTCACCGCCGTGGATGCCGCGACCGAGGTGCAGGCCTACTACGTCGTGCAGGTCGAAAAGACGCTCACGCGCTACGAACGCCTGGTTGATTCGATCGGGGAATCGGCGGCGCGCGCCCGGCTCGATGCCGAAAACAACGGCGTGCTCGACGAGTTCCTCGCGCATGGGCGTGCCGTCCGCGCGGTGCGTGCGCAGGCGGAACAGGCCGGCATCGCGCCCGATTTCCTGCCACTGCTGCGCGGGTGGGGCGGGGTCACGATTGCGTATCGACGCAGTCTCAACGAGTCGCCCGCGTATCTGCGCAATCATGAAGAGGTCGTGCGAGCGCTCGAAGAGGGCATCTACTACGCCGAAGCACTGGAACCGCTGCGTGCCGAACTCGATCAGCACGAGCATGTCGAGGCCGTGGTGTTCCGTCGCCGCGAACGTGCCGAGGACGGTCGCTGGCTGGAGAAGTGGAGCGAGCTGCGGCTGCCGGCCCGGGCGGTCCTGATCGCGGCCGGTGCGTCGCCGAACACCGTCTACGAGACCGAGCACCGCGGCACCTTCCAGCTCGATGGCCGGCATTTTTTGCCGCACGTGTGTCATCACGACCAGCTACAGCCGGTGGATGTCGCCGCGCATGCGAAGGCGCGCGAGTTCGGCCCGTTCACCTCGTATTCATCGAACGGGCACACGGTCACGTTCATCGGTGATACGCACCCGGTATTTCACGGCTCCGTGGTCAAGGCGATCGCCTCCGCGCAACGCAGCTATCCATATGTACTGAAGGCCATAGCGGATTGTGCACCGGTCGTCGATGGTCACGGCGAGGCAAGTGAGCTCAGGGCATTTTATGCGCGCATGAGCGAGCGGCTCGTCGCGCGGGTGGCGCGCGTGCTGACGGGCGATCCGGGTGTGATTGAATTGCATGTGCGTGCGCCGCAGGCCGCGGCGAACTTTCGACCGGGGCAGTTCTTCCGGCTCCAGACCTACGAACACGCGGCACCGGTCGTGCACGGTACGCGCGTGCAGATTCCGGTGCAGACCGTCAGCGGCGCCGGGGTCGACGGCGACATGGTTCGGCTCATGCTGTTGCGCGGCGGTGCGAATGCGGAAATCGCCGCGCGCCTGCAAGCCGACGAACCCGTCGTGCTGATGGGGCCGACCGGCGCGCCGGCACACCTGCCGCGCGACCGCGACGTGCTGGTGATCGCCGGCGCCTGGGGCGCGGCCGTGATGCTGGACCTGGGCCCCGCGCTGCGCGCGGCCGGCAATCGCGTGCACTACATCGCGGCCTATGGCTCGCGCGAGCAGTGCTATGCGCGCGCGGAACTCGAACAGGCCGCCGATCGCATCCTGTGGGCCTGCGCGCGCGGCGAGGCGATCGAAAACGCGCGTGCGGGCGACCGTTCCGTGATCGAGGGCGACGTGATTGCGCTGCTCGAACGCGCGGCCGCCGGTGAGTTTGGCGCCGAATGGAAGCCGGGCAGCATCGAACAGGTATACGTGATGGGTTCTACGGGGCTGCTCGCGGCCCTGCAGGGGCGCTGGCATTCGGAATTGCGCGCGCATTTCGCGCCGGATGTGGCGATCACCGGTACCGTCGGAACGCCCATGCAGTGCATGCTCAAGGGGGTGTGCGGCCAGTGCCTGCAATGGCAGATCGATCCGGAGACCGGTGAACGCACGCGCGCGGTGTTTGCCTGCGCCATGCAGGATCAGCCGCTGGAGTGGATCGATCTGGACAATCTCGCCGCGCGTCAGGCGCAAAACCGTCTTTCCGAACACCTGACGAATTTGTGGGTGCGCCACCTTCTTGACCACGGCCGCGAGACGCCCTGA